The DNA window CGTCGCCATCGACATGGCGCGTGACTACATTAAGACGCTCGGCAAGGACTACCTGCCCGAAAAGCCCAACCAGTTCAAGGGCAAGAAGGACGCGCAGGACGCCCACGAAGCCATCCGCCCCACCAACGTGGCGTACACGCCGGACAGCATCCGCAAATACCTCAGCGACGAGCAGTTCCGCCTCTACAACCTCATCTGGAGTCGCTTCGTCGCCTCGCAGATGACGCCCGCCGTCTACGACCAGACCACGGTCGAAATCGCCGGTAAGGGCGACCGCAACTACCAGGTGCGCGTCTCCGGTTCGGTGCTCAAGTTTGATGGCTTCCTGCGCATCAACAACCCCAACCAGAGCAGCACTCCAGAGGCAAAGGCAGCGCAGGAAGACTCTGACGAAGGCGTTAGTCTCCCCGGCATGAAGCAGGGCGACGCGCTGGACCTCCCCGGCATCGTGACGGAGCAGAAGTTCACCGAGCCGCCGCCGCGCTTCAACGAAGCCTCGCTGGTCAAGGAACTGGAAGAGCGCGGCATCGGCCGCCCCAGCACCTACGCGTCCATCATCAACACCATCCAGGACCGCGACTACGTCAAGAAGCTCGCGCGCAAGTTCGTACCCACCGAAATCGGCATGGTCGTCACCACGCTGCTGGTGAAGAACTTCCCGTACATCTTCGACATGGACTACACCCGCAAGCTCGAAGACGAGCTGGACGAGATTGAAGCGGGCAACGAAAAGTGGACCGACCTGCTTGGCGGCTTCTACGGCCATCTCAGCGACGAAATCAAGGTCGCCGAAAAGTCGATGGAAGACATCAAGCGGATGGAGCACCCCACAGACGAGCTCTGTGAGAAGTGCGGCTCCCCGCTGGTGCTCAAGTGGGGCAAATTCGGCTCCTTCTATTCGTGTAGCAACTTCACCAAGACCAAGCCGAAGACCATTGCTGTCTCCGCCTTCAAGAAAGACGCCAAGGCGGTCATGACACGCGTAAAGGATGCCTTCACCTATCCCGTCACCGTCAAGGGCATGGTGGACGACGCAGAGGCCTCCAGCGAGGAGGTTCGCGACGACAAGGAACTGCTCGCCGCACTCAAGGTGGCAGCCACCCGTGGCAAGAGCATCCTCATCGACCCCGTAAGCTGCGACTTCACCAAGGAAAACTTCGCAGACAAGCCCGATCTCGCCGCCATGGAAGCAGGCGACACCGAGGAAGAGGAGTTCTGCGAAAACTGCGGCAAGCAGATGATCCTGAAGAACGGCCCCTGGGGTCCCTTCATGTCCTGCCCGGACTACAGCGCCGACCCGCCCTGCAAGACGGTGCGCCGCCTCAACCAGAAGGTCCAGCAGAAACCACCGGAACCCACCGGCGAACCCTGCCCGCAGTGCGGCATGGAACTGGTCAAGCGCCAGGGTGCCTACGGCGAGTTCACCTCCTGCTCCGGTTACCCCAAGTGCAAGTACGTGAAGCAGGTGCTGCTTGACGTGCCATGCCCCAAGTGTGGCGGCGCCATCGCCGAACGCAAGTCCAAGATGGGCAACGTCTTCTACGGCTGCACGAACTACCCCAAGTGCGACTTCAGCAGCAACCAGAAGCTGATCGCCAAGCCATGCCCCAAGGGCAATTCAACGTATCTCATCGA is part of the Terriglobus sp. RCC_193 genome and encodes:
- the topA gene encoding type I DNA topoisomerase; amino-acid sequence: MAKNLVIVESPAKAKTINKYLGNDFTVEASLGHIMDLPKNDIGVELKKRTFEPKLIISPGKEKLVDRLKKLAAKADAVYLAPDPDREGEAIAAHLQWQLKPSLKSSGKIQRVTFNEITKAAVTDAFKRARDVDQNLMLAQQTRRVLDRLVGYEISPLLWDKVRRGLSAGRVQTVALRLIVDRENEIKAFNPVEYWPVDAKLTPSGKKQEFLARLYAIDGTRISVDTVNPPALPDGATAATVKAGMEKARWSVASVEAKERRRYAPAPFSTSQLQQQASNRLGFNVKRTMGVAQRLYEGIEIGNEGTVGLITYMRTDSTRVAPVAIDMARDYIKTLGKDYLPEKPNQFKGKKDAQDAHEAIRPTNVAYTPDSIRKYLSDEQFRLYNLIWSRFVASQMTPAVYDQTTVEIAGKGDRNYQVRVSGSVLKFDGFLRINNPNQSSTPEAKAAQEDSDEGVSLPGMKQGDALDLPGIVTEQKFTEPPPRFNEASLVKELEERGIGRPSTYASIINTIQDRDYVKKLARKFVPTEIGMVVTTLLVKNFPYIFDMDYTRKLEDELDEIEAGNEKWTDLLGGFYGHLSDEIKVAEKSMEDIKRMEHPTDELCEKCGSPLVLKWGKFGSFYSCSNFTKTKPKTIAVSAFKKDAKAVMTRVKDAFTYPVTVKGMVDDAEASSEEVRDDKELLAALKVAATRGKSILIDPVSCDFTKENFADKPDLAAMEAGDTEEEEFCENCGKQMILKNGPWGPFMSCPDYSADPPCKTVRRLNQKVQQKPPEPTGEPCPQCGMELVKRQGAYGEFTSCSGYPKCKYVKQVLLDVPCPKCGGAIAERKSKMGNVFYGCTNYPKCDFSSNQKLIAKPCPKGNSTYLIEVPNKQDGYIHEVCPHNHDALPKRRPKKGVKVEEPLDPITCDYDHKTSRKVEAKAPVEIPTLQRPDPNATRPIVESVA